In Rubrivirga marina, the following are encoded in one genomic region:
- a CDS encoding MATE family efflux transporter, whose product MSALSPGGPALGVEVRATLALAVPIVLVQLAQMSMGFVDVVMVGRLGTEALAAIVLGSTTYFTLALICVGVLVAVQPTVAQAVGAGDTEAAARGARQGLWLALILGVPLTVGLGFSEDLLLATGQAPDTAALAGDYLDAMRWGFVPNLWFTALRGLCEGDARPRPVLAVTLVGVAANAVLNYGLMFGAWGLPELGVVGTGWSSAITTTLMFVALAAIVRTGALARFRVFVGLRRPDPEALGALFRLGWPIGVGFGLESGIFAAATLLVGRLPNYEVALAAHQIALNAASVAFMVPLGIGMAGAIRVGQAAGKGDPDGARRAGWTATALGAAFMTCSALLFWLKPEAVIWIYAGRAPQPEVAALAAGLLGVAAVFQLFDGVQASVAGALRGLKDTRVPMLIAAFSYWGVGLTVGGTLGLGMGLGAPGLWWGLTLGLATAAVGLSARFARRTRRAALRSA is encoded by the coding sequence ATGTCCGCCTTGTCGCCCGGCGGCCCGGCGCTTGGCGTCGAGGTCCGTGCCACGCTCGCGCTCGCCGTCCCCATCGTCCTCGTCCAACTGGCCCAGATGTCGATGGGCTTCGTGGACGTCGTGATGGTCGGCCGGCTGGGGACCGAAGCCCTCGCGGCCATCGTGCTCGGCTCGACGACGTATTTCACGCTCGCGCTCATCTGCGTCGGCGTGCTCGTGGCCGTCCAGCCGACCGTCGCGCAGGCCGTCGGCGCCGGCGACACCGAGGCCGCCGCGCGCGGGGCTCGCCAGGGCCTGTGGCTCGCGCTGATCCTGGGCGTCCCGCTGACCGTCGGCCTCGGGTTCTCAGAGGACCTGCTCCTCGCGACCGGTCAAGCGCCCGACACGGCCGCGCTCGCGGGCGACTACCTCGACGCGATGCGCTGGGGGTTCGTCCCGAACCTGTGGTTCACGGCCCTCCGCGGGCTCTGCGAGGGCGACGCCCGGCCGCGGCCCGTCCTCGCCGTCACGCTCGTCGGCGTGGCTGCCAACGCCGTGCTCAACTACGGGCTGATGTTCGGGGCGTGGGGGCTGCCCGAGCTGGGCGTCGTCGGGACCGGGTGGAGCTCGGCGATCACGACGACGCTCATGTTCGTCGCCCTCGCCGCGATCGTGCGGACCGGCGCGCTCGCGCGGTTCCGCGTGTTCGTCGGGCTCCGGCGGCCGGATCCCGAAGCGCTCGGCGCCCTGTTCCGCCTCGGGTGGCCGATCGGCGTCGGGTTCGGGCTCGAGTCCGGCATCTTCGCTGCGGCGACGCTCCTCGTCGGCCGCCTGCCGAACTACGAGGTGGCGCTGGCGGCCCACCAGATCGCGCTCAACGCCGCGAGCGTCGCGTTCATGGTGCCTCTCGGGATCGGGATGGCCGGCGCGATCCGCGTGGGGCAGGCGGCTGGGAAGGGCGACCCCGACGGCGCTCGGCGGGCGGGGTGGACCGCGACCGCGCTCGGAGCGGCGTTCATGACGTGCTCCGCGCTTCTGTTTTGGCTGAAGCCCGAGGCCGTGATCTGGATCTACGCCGGGCGCGCCCCGCAGCCCGAGGTGGCCGCCCTCGCCGCGGGGCTCCTCGGCGTGGCCGCCGTGTTCCAGTTGTTCGACGGCGTCCAGGCGTCCGTCGCGGGCGCGCTCCGCGGCCTCAAAGACACCCGCGTGCCGATGCTCATCGCGGCGTTCTCGTACTGGGGCGTCGGTCTGACGGTGGGCGGGACGCTCGGCCTCGGGATGGGCCTGGGGGCGCCCGGGCTGTGGTGGGGGCTCACGCTCGGGCTGGCGACCGCCGCCGTCGGGCTCTCCGCCCGGTTCGCGCGGCGGACGAGGCGGGCCGCTCTCCGTTCGGCCTGA